Part of the Planctomycetota bacterium genome, ACGAGCGCCGCGATCCGGCCGCGGGTGGCGGCGGCGACGTCGGCGTTGACGCGCTGGCGCTCCCGTTCGGGGTCGGCGGCGAAGTCGGCGGTGCGGAAGCCGGCGGCGAAGTGCTCGTCGAGCAGCGTGACGAACCGGTCGTTCCAGGCCAGGCCGGTCTGGCCCCACAGCGCGCTCGACACCGCCAACTCGTAGTGCGGGCTACCGGCGGCGTAGTAGCGCGCCAGGTCGCCGACGGCGGCCGGTCCTTCGGCGTCGGGCAAGTGAAGCACGGCGCGCAGCTCGTCGAGCGTCGCCCCTCGCGCGCCGGCGGCGGTCATCGCCAGGGCGGCGTGGAGCGAAAACGGCGAGCAGAAACGGTTGCCGCCGTCGGCGGCGCGGAGCCGGTGGAGGGCGACGGCGAATCGGTTGGCACCCTCGACCGCGGCCTGCATCCGATCCGACCATTCGACCGGAGGGGCGAGGACGCGCGTGCGGACCTCGGGCGGCGGCGTCTCACCGGAGCTGGCCGTGGCGCCGGCCGCTTTCGTGTCGTCAGCCTCGTGCGCCACGCGGGGTGGCGCGACCTCCGGGGCGCGATCGCACCCACTCACCGCGACGATCGCGCCGGCGATCAGCCAGGCTCGTACCCACATGGACCCGTCTCCATGGCAGCCCTCGGATCCTCACCGCGGCGATGTCACGAGCCGGCGCCGTCAGTGCGGGCGGGCAGTGCCGTAGCGCTCCGCCAACAGCAGCGCGATCGCTTCCGGTCCGGCGACGAATGCCCGCCCCTGGTGGATGCCGTGCGGACCGGCCGGCACGTCGCCGGGGGGCAGGACGAGGACCGGGCACGATTGGTTGGCCTCGCCGACCAGGGCCACCACCTCGGCCCGCGGCCGGGCGACATCGACCTGGCGGACGTCGAGGGCCCGGGTCAATTCCGGGTGGTAATAGAGCAGGCCGGCGACCACGGCGCACTCCGGGCAGTAGTAGCCGTGC contains:
- a CDS encoding DUF3088 domain-containing protein, with the protein product MADKPILFLLRAGFPDPSHGPHGYYCPECAVVAGLLYYHPELTRALDVRQVDVARPRAEVVALVGEANQSCPVLVLPPGDVPAGPHGIHQGRAFVAGPEAIALLLAERYGTARPH